One Elephas maximus indicus isolate mEleMax1 chromosome X, mEleMax1 primary haplotype, whole genome shotgun sequence DNA segment encodes these proteins:
- the CFP gene encoding properdin yields MTSQAQASGLLLLLLTLPATGSDPVLCFTQYEESSSKCKDLLGGGVSAEDCCLNAAYAFQEQGSGLCQACRSPLWSSWSVWAPCSVTCSEGSQLRYRRCIGWGGQCFEKVEPGTLEWQLQACEDLPCCPEMGGWSNWGPWGPCSVTCSKGTWTRQRACNNPIPKCGGHCPGEAHESEPCDTQQVCPIHGAWATWGPWDPCSGSCHGGPHVPMERRSRTCSAPEPSTKPPGKPCPGPAYEQRGCAGLPPCPVAGGWGPWSPASPCSVTCGLGQTLERRTCNNPLPQHGGPFCAGDSTRTHVCNVAEPCPVDGEWEPWGEWTTCSRRNMKFISCEEIPGQQTRSRDCKGRKFNGQRCVGKQQDIRHCYNVNRCRWKGSWSEWSTWGLCMPPCGPNPTRARQRLCTAPFPKFSPTVSTVEGQGEKNVTFWGKMWPQCEEMQGQKLVVEEKRPCLHVPACKDPENGKP; encoded by the exons ATGACCTCCCAAGCGCAGGCCTCtggtttgctgctgctgctgctcaccCTGCCAGCCACAG GCTCGGACCCTGTACTGTGCTTCACCCAGTATGAGGAATCCTCCAGCAAGTGCAAGGACCTCCTGGGGGGAGGTGTCAGTGCTGAAGACTGCTGTCTCAACGCTGCCTACGCTTTCCAGGAGCAGGGCAGTGGGCTCTGTCAGGCATGCAG GTCCCCACTATGGTCATCATGGTCCGTGTGGGCCCCCTGCTCGGTCACCTGCTCTGAGGGCTCCCAGCTGCGGTACCGACGCTGTATAGGCTGGGGTGGGCAGTGCTTTGAGAAGGTGGAGCCTGGAACTCTTGAGTGGCAGCTGCAGGCCTGCGAGGACCTGCCGTGCTGTCCTG AGATGGGTGGCTGGTCCAACTGGGGGCCCTGGGGGCCTTGCTCTGTCACCTGCTCCAAAGGAACCTGGACCCGCCAGCGAGCATGTAACAATCCCATCCCCAAGTGTGGGGGCCACTGTCCAGGAGAGGCACACGAGTCAGAGCCCTGTGACACTCAGCAGGTCTGCCCCA TACATGGGGCCTGGGCCACCTGGGGCCCCTGGGATCCCTGCTCAGGCTCCTGCCACGGTGGACCCCATGTCCCCATGGAGAGACGAAGCCGTACCTGTTCTGCTCCTGAGCCCTCCACGAAGCCTCCTGGGAAGCCCTGCCCAGGGCCAGCCTATGAGCAGCGGGGCTGTGCTGGCCTGCCTCCAtgtccag TGGCTGGAGGATGGGGGCCATGGAGCCCTGCCAGCCCCTGCTCTGTGACCTGTGGCTTGGGCCAGACCCTGGAACGGCGGACATGCAATAACCCTCTGCCCCAGCACGGAGGTCCCTTCTGTGCTGGTGACTCCACCCGGACCCACGTCTGCAACGTGGCTGAGCCCTGCCCTG TGGACGGAGAGTGGGAGCCCTGGGGGGAGTGGACCACCTGCTCCCGCCGGAACATGAAGTTTATCAGCTGTGAGGAAATCCCGGGGCAGCAGACACGGTCGAGGGACTGCAAGGGCCGCAAATTCAACGGACAGCGGTGTGTCGGGAAGCAGCAGGATATCCGGCACTGCTACAATGTCAATCGCTGCCGCT GGAAAGGTTCATGGTCGGAGTGGAGTACCTGGGGCCTGTGCATGCCTCCTTGTGGACCCAACCCCACCCGTGCCCGCCAGCGCCTCTGCACAGCTCCATTCCCCAAGTTCTC GCCCACTGTTTCCACGGTGGAAGGGCAGGGCGAGAAGAACGTGACCTTCTGGGGGAAGATGTGGCCACAGTGCGAGGAGATGCAGGGGCAGAAGCTGGTGGTGGAGGAGAAGCGGCCATGTCTACACGTGCCTGCCTGCAAAGACCCTGAGAACGGAAAGCCGTAA